A DNA window from Jaculus jaculus isolate mJacJac1 chromosome 1, mJacJac1.mat.Y.cur, whole genome shotgun sequence contains the following coding sequences:
- the LOC123461596 gene encoding complex III assembly factor LYRM7-like isoform X1 — protein sequence MGQAVKVLKLFKSLHRTRQQVFKDDTRALEAARVKINEEFKSNKSETAPQQIEELMKIGCGVELLLWTHVVQGLHTDHSMLTLVPRKELLIENVPYCDAPTQKQ from the exons ATGGGGCAGGCGGTGAAAGTATTAAAGCTCTTCAAATCACTGCACAGGACAAGAcaacaa g tTTTTAAAGATGACACCAGAGCATTAGAAGCAGCCAGAGTGAAGATAAATGAAgaattcaaaagtaataaaaGTGAGACTGCTCCTCAGCAAATAGAAGAGCTCATGAAAATAGGTTGTGGTGTTGAGCTGCTGCTCTGGACTCATGTTGTACAAGGTCTTCACACCGACCACAGTATGCTGACATTGGTTCCTAGGAAAGAGCTTCTTAT agaaaatgtgccatATTGTGATGCACCAACTCAGAAGCAATGA
- the LOC123461596 gene encoding complex III assembly factor LYRM7-like isoform X2, which translates to MGQAVKVLKLFKSLHRTRQQVFKDDTRALEAARVKINEEFKSNKSETAPQQIEELMKIGCGVELLLWTHVVQGLHTDHSMLTLVPRKELLKENVPYCDAPTQKQ; encoded by the exons ATGGGGCAGGCGGTGAAAGTATTAAAGCTCTTCAAATCACTGCACAGGACAAGAcaacaa g tTTTTAAAGATGACACCAGAGCATTAGAAGCAGCCAGAGTGAAGATAAATGAAgaattcaaaagtaataaaaGTGAGACTGCTCCTCAGCAAATAGAAGAGCTCATGAAAATAGGTTGTGGTGTTGAGCTGCTGCTCTGGACTCATGTTGTACAAGGTCTTCACACCGACCACAGTATGCTGACATTGGTTCCTAGGAAAGAGCTTCT aaaagaaaatgtgccatATTGTGATGCACCAACTCAGAAGCAATGA